The nucleotide window AGGTACAGGGTTCTCATTCTCAGTTCATGCAGGGGAGGGGCAACTGCAGACGGGGACGCCCCGGAGCGAGACGCAGTACGAACGTCATCTTGGACGGTCTCGATCAAAAACCTCGCAATCAATACGGTCCTTGAAACCACTTAACGGAATGGGAAACTAGAAACTAGTCAGACCAGTGTAGCAGCGACAAGGACTACAGCCTCATTATGTTACAGCAACAATCAAGCTGGACCAAGCGTGAGCAGAACAAGGTGCTGCTGGTGGAATAGCCTCCCTAGCCTCCCTGGAGGGTACGACCATGTTGACTAATTTTAAGTGCATTAACTCCACTGCTCGAGTAGTTCATATACAACAACAAACATGTCTTATTTGATTGTTTTCCACCATCAACCCTTGTGATCATGCTCCTGGTTTAGCTAGGTGGCTTTCGTTAGCTTCACAGCGGGGGTTTAAAGGCTGTTTCACAGTTGTATTACTACTACGGTAAACGAGGACTTACACTAATGGATTTGCAGAGAGCTTACGATAACGCTTTTTCTTTGCAATCGAATAGTATGGCGTGACAGACAGGACGTACCGACTCGTTCTCTGCCGTCTACGGAACTCGGCGCCAGGGTTCACTGCTGCTGCACAGTCGGTGTGGTGGTTCGTTTATCACACAACCATAGTGGTGCGATCGGTTGAATATCGATATTTGAATGTATTCCTTGTTGTGGATCCGATGATCAGATGGGTGGACGCCGTCGCTGACAGTGTCAGAGGAGCGTGTTTACGGTCCTGTCAGACAGGCCTCTGCACGGAAGGGGGCGGCGATGCGTAGACGCGTCTACGCCGCGTCGATGGCGCGTTAAAGTGAACATGCACCAAACTTcccccaaaaaaatacaaaaacgaaTCCGTTTCTTAAATGTATCCTTAGAAAGTAATAACATCAAGAAGATCAATACAATGCAATCTGAGGGACCGACCTGTCATCGCAGGCTGTCTGTGTGGCAATGTTGGTTACATTATTTATGGCCAAAGAGAATTTGCCAAATCGATTAGCTACCATGGTTACACACCTAAATAGAACTGCTGCCTTTTTCCATaatgagaaagaaaaaagaataaaacaataaaacttGCAGAAGCTTACATAATCATTGCACATCTGTTGACTATGAGCAATTTTTGAATTGTTGAAATAAGTGTTACCATGATTATTTTCTTCAATAACGTGGCATTATAGATTATAATCATGTCAATTGCTATCATTTGCATCAGTATTGTTAATTTCATCGTTTAGACctatcatgtaggcctactttaaattTAAAGTTTTGCATATTTTGTTAGCATTCCGTTATCAGGAGAATATAAACAGCAGCAGTGAAACAACGTAGCAGTCGACCTAATGTTCATAGTAAAACTACACATTTAAACAACTAGAGGCCATTTCTTTAATGCACTGCTCACATTTATTTATGCACTCAAACTTCTTTGGATGAATCTTCAACACATAAATGTTTTTGGGTTACTTATTTTCACAATGTACACATGATTGCAAGTAGAAATTGGTTTAAATCCAGTGgttttaaaaaacatttgacGAACAGCTTTCTCATAGACCGTGAAAGCAGTGTCATAGGGAAATAATGGAAGTAATGCGCTGTTTTAAATCACACCGCTAGAGGGAGACATTCCATTTTAGTGCATTCCAGAAAAATGAAGAGACACGCGATGGGATGGTCCTCATTGGCCGTGATGACAATACAGTTCGACGGAAGGCGTTGCTTCAAATCTTGACTGTTAATCCAAAGAATATTTTAGCtgtatcaataaataaacattttaaacaatggtaAAATCTTTAAATACATACATGATACATATAGTTGTTAATAACCAGTATAAAGAAGGagtaaaaaacaacacagtATTATTCTCTGTCTGTTTGGTCCTATTGCACTGGCTCCCAGGGATGTCCGTCGTGTCAGGTGTGTAACAGAATCGTTTTCACAAATCAAAAGGCACTTCCGGTTTAACCTTGATTTAAAAAGCTCTCCCCATCCGCAGAAGGGCCTGTCGCCACAACAACCCAGTCTTTGAGTCTCTTGAGTGCAGTCGCAGACAGTGAAGATCGACACAGCCATTGGGTTGGGAAATAAATAGTGAGCCATTTTGCgagagggttggagggggggggtggggggggtggtgaagtTATGCCACTAGTTACCTACGAGGGACCTGGCacctaaaataaacacaaacaatattAGAAGATCAACATTAGCTTCAAGGGCACTCCAGTAAAACCTGAAGGGTTGAGGCTAGTTTGGTTGAATATTAGTCTGACCTGTCACAGTCtttccctctttgtctctcctttctcttctttcctctccctctctgcctccttctgttgaaaataacataatataaacCTCCAGAGCAGAGAtgctataaaaaaaacatttcacatctGAGAATATGAACATCCACTTACCGTTCAACCCTCATGGTGGGTTCTCGTTTTCTGAGGATGGAATAAATTTAAAATCAGAACAAGGCAGCTATTCGATTAAATATCAAATGAgcattgtttttatgaatatgtTCTCTGAGTTCTCTGCTCGCTTGTCTTACCTACATTCACATGTCTGGTGCTCCACAAACGTCATCTCAACATATTCTTGACCTTGCGCCGCTGGCTTGATTTTCAACAGCTGTGGAAACAAAGACATTGAACCTGCATTATGTAAGTTTCCGATTAGCAACATGTGAACCAGAATAAACAATGTACACAGAACGATTCCCTTGGTGGAATGAGTAAATAGCTGCAGTTTAACATAAACATATACCATTTTTATCCTGCACTATCAATGATATTAAACCTGCACTACCAATGATTTTAAACCTGCATTGTCAACGATATTGAACCTGCACTATCAACGATATTAAACCTACACTATCAACGATATTAAACCTGCACAATCATTGATGGTAAACATGCACTGTCAACAATATAAAATTCTATTCTTTACACACATTCAATACAAAATTGACACCTACAGTATACAAATTACAAAAGAGTTAGCATTAGTTTCAGTATTATCGTACACAGTCAATATTATTATCCACATCTGACCGCCTATGTCTTACCAGCATGGTGACGTTGGAGGTGTTGGTTGGATGGCACTCCATGTTGTCGTCCCCGCAGCAGCCAGCGCAGCGCACCAGGGGCACGCAGGACGGGCTGTAGATGTGCTCCACCTCCCCGGGGTACtcctgcaccacctccaccagcttcTCGATGGTCCGGCAGAAGCTCCGATGCCACACCTCTTGGAAGTTCAGGACGACTGCGTGTGACAGGGGTGCAGAGTGAGCCTGACCATGTTTTATAATTAGGGTTACAGTGaggtgattctgtgtgtgtgtgtgtgtgtgtgtgtgtgtgtgtgtgtgtgtgtgtgtgtgtgtgtgtgtgtgtgtgtgtgtgtgtgtgtgtgtgtgtgtgtgtgtgtgtgtgtgtctggctttgTCTTGAACTAATGGGGACAGCTCATACAAAAGTAATGAATTTGTACTTTATTAAACATTTGAGGAGCAACTGAATTGGAATTTTGAACCAGCATGAACAACAGCACCAAACACAGGCATAGTATTgcgcttttcttttttgataTGCTCAACAGATTGctttttctgattggcttaacAGATTGCTTTTCTGATTGGCCCAACTGATTgctgtttctgattggctcaacaGATTGTCTTTCTTGTTTGTAGTAAAGAAGTCTGTGTTGCTCCACAGTTTTACAAATGTAATTGACGAATCCGATTTTTACTTAAAACCAAAAAAGCACAATAACTTAGAAGCTTGATGCTATTCTCAAAtcccattaaaaaaaatgttccCAACGAGTCCAACATGAAAGTGCTGCTAATATGCCTGTGTATATCCTGTTGTCATTTTGaagaaacaaccaaaacaaagttTGTGTAATGTCCTCCTTCCTGTGGGAGTATATGTGTAAAAGTGACCCAATTGCATAGtcaaagggggggaggggggggacggaaCATGGCAAGATTATGGCTGAACAAACAGTACGCTCAGGAAAAACAAATGTTGGAAACAAGGGACATGAGCAGGACCTGGACTGAGCTGGGACGGGGCTGCCCCGCGGGCCCCACCGGGACCAGAGTGATCCCTGGGGTCAGAGACTGGAGCCTGATAGTACTGCAGCTGTTTATAAAGGCAGGACGGCTGGACCAAGAGGGATGGGAAGAGAGCTCTGTtctggggaggagaagggagccaGCAGCCTGGTGTTACCAGTAACCAGACCAGTCAGCCAGTGGAGCGCTCTGCTGCATAATTCCTGTTCATTATCTGGCCTTAGTTTTGCTTTGTAACTCCTCAATCCTCCCTTTGACTACCAGAGCTTTGAAGGGTTTTGTCAGTATTTATTTTGCAGTGACACTGATTTACAGCTtggccaggaggagaggaggatgagagggagcTGGTGAGGGAGCAACATGTTTAGGGCCGTGACCTCATCCATCAGTCTTGCTGGCACTAAGCCCTTCTCAGGGCCTTGGAGCCCGAACAAAAGATCATCCCTGGCTCCCCAGTCGTGAGCTTTCAATTCAGTGATCAGGAGTGGACTGATCGCACAAGAAACAATAGAAAATACTTTTATATTTTATGAATCATTCATAGGCAGTTTGAATATCACATCTTGAGGATGAGATTCACATACACTGTACTCCCCAATACATCAGTCTTTTAAAGGTAGAGAAAatcagacaggcagagagacacacagacagacggacacacagacagagagacagatcgaTGTACCTTCAGATGTGCTGTTTAGACTAGATGAGGGCAGGCTCTGTGAAACAAGAGACACATTAGATTAGAACATTTTCCTTGATATTTCAGTACTTTTGCAAACAATCGCATGTTAATATTCTCAGGCACAATTCTACAAGCAGAAGAGACACCATTGCTGCTGTGTAGCTGCTGTCAGCTACCACAGAGGGCCACCAACCCAGCACTAATAAAACCTGCATCATAACTGATTATAGGCTTTTCCAATATTGATATTAAAGGCAAATAGCCTGCAGAGATCACCAGTTTCATGGCTTCACAAACCATTTTACAGTCAGTCCCCATAGACTATATCTAACTGCTGTTGGGAGGATCATTTCGATAGTTAATATTGAAAATATTGAAAAGTGTACTAGATGATACACATTGCGAACCTATTCAATTATATTTGGTGCCTTCCTGTCCCAAACCTGTTTCCTGTGGCGTAAGAATATGCCCTATTTATTTCCCCATTGCTTGTTTGTTCCCCTCTCTCTGACATGTTTCCCATCGTCCCCATCATAAACAGAGACCCTTTCTCATCAGTCTGGGAAAACACAAACCCTCTTCAACGACTCCATCTCAGGATGGGAAATCCAGCATTTGATATAATCTGTCCTGGCAGaagcggacagacagacatgcctCTTTCATCAAGTGTCCGAACACCTTCGGTGTCAAACTGATATTAGTCCCCTGCTTCATTTCTAAGAAATGGTTACCCAAAATCGTTGGGTAATAAAGTAGGATGTTCCTTTTTTCGACCATCTGCCAGTCTGAATGTTGCCCCTTCTTCCTGTTTTTGGACCATAATAAGTGTGAGGTGAGGACACTGGTTATCAGTGCTTAAGTCAGCCATTTTTATCAAAACATTTGGAGTGGAATGTCCTAATTCCACGATGACTGATAACATCACATAACATCTATGTTTTACTCtgcgcacacaaacaagcacacacatacgcacacacacacacacacacaagcatgcacacaagctcacacatacgcatgcccacacacacacacacaacaagaatacacacacacatgcacacatgcgcgcacacacacacacacacacacacacacacacacacacacacacacacacacacacacacacacacacacacacacacacacacacacacacacacacacacacacacacacacaaacagactcctacacacacacacaaaagcgtaGCAATCTCCAGTCCATCTAAGGGTTGCTGGTACCCCAGCATTCCTTGCGAAATTCAAGTTCAGATGTCCATGAGCAAGCCCTATTAACCTAACCAGGCATTGCATTGCTGCCCTTCTCCAGTGGATGTGCGAGTTTGAAGGCAGTAATGTTGCAATAATGTGCTCTGCCCATGAGTCAAAGCAATTTTCTAACCCTTACTCAGATCTGGATTCTGGGTTCAGACCTTGGAATGACTAAGCACCCACTTGGCATCTTGCGTGTGGTTGGGAATTAAACCTGAGGTAAGCTGTGACACGCTGGCAGACCGGCTGCACTACATGAGGACGGTCACGTAGCGACCAGCAGCTTCTGCTCTTTGACTTGTGGAGTATTTGGAAAGGAGCTCATTGAGACGccgtttgtgtgagtttgtggcGAATGGTTGTGGAATAATAACACTTGTTTCCCTGGAATACTATTATTGCATAAGACATGGATGGGAACTCGACCCTAACCGGAATCACAGCAAGAAATGTACCTACATTTGTTTTTGCAAGAGATAATCTATAAAATGTTTGTTTACTTAGATTTGAATAAATGTATCATTCAGCAGCCTTTTCTGTGATAGCATTACGCAAACATGATAACCACTTTTCCGACTGGAGTTTGAAGAACTAAAGATCTTTATGGTCCAGGCCTCCCCTACACAGCTGGAGAACATCTTTCTAACGCATTCTCCCTGGCATGGAGCCAGCGGAGGGGAGCCAGAACAGTGGCTCCTGATGACCAAAGCAAATCTGTTGTAGCAGTGAGTAGTTGTAAACTTCTGGAGTTTGTGAATTTAAACTTTTCAGCAGGGGGCCTTCGAAGAGCTGCCCCATGTCTTTATTTAAAAGCGAGATCCCACAGAGCAAGACATACAATATTTGACTTCAGTTCCTAACCAACTCTTTTCCTCATCCCATTCTCCCCCTCTTTTTTTAACAAATCTGATTCCAGCCGAAAACCAAAAAC belongs to Gadus chalcogrammus isolate NIFS_2021 chromosome 5, NIFS_Gcha_1.0, whole genome shotgun sequence and includes:
- the LOC130382818 gene encoding placenta growth factor-like — protein: MKLCVITLMAAALQLQLSPAQSLPSSSLNSTSEVVLNFQEVWHRSFCRTIEKLVEVVQEYPGEVEHIYSPSCVPLVRCAGCCGDDNMECHPTNTSNVTMLLLKIKPAAQGQEYVEMTFVEHQTCECRKREPTMRVERRRQRGRGKKRKERQRGKDCDRCQVPRR